A single window of Brevundimonas naejangsanensis DNA harbors:
- a CDS encoding efflux RND transporter permease subunit, with translation MNISRFFIDRPIFAIVISVFITLVGAFAMPMLPLAQYPDIAPPTISVSASYAGASAETLSETVAAPLEQEINGVENMLYMTSSSTSDGRVSVTVTFQPGTDLDTAQVLVQNRVALAEPRLPAQVRQVGVIVNKESTGFLMLASLTSDDPGIDSDYLGNMAQSTIRDRLLRIDGVGGVQVFGGGNYAMRIWIDPAKAAARDLTAPEIIAALQAQNVQAAGGSIGQPPFPTNAAAFELPVQVEGRLAAPEEFGKVVLKTDAKGRVTRVSDIARVELGSEIYGVEGYFNGQRGVGVAIIQQPGSNALSTANKVIAELDAIKADFPPGVKYAIPYNPTEYVAASVSAVEHVLIEAVFLVMIVILVFLQTWRAAIIPILAIPVALVGTFAVQLALGYSINSLSLFALVLAVGIVVDDAIIVVENVERYIREGLTPKEAAYRSMQEVSGALVAISLVLTSVFVPTAFVPGIPGIFFRQFAVTIASATLISLLVSLTLSPALSALLLKPHKDHDESRKPGLIGTIAYYLGWAGAKFNEGFDWVSDRYGRLTARLIRMVTVMLVIYAALLALTGWRMADTPTGFIPAQDQGILIGVVQLPPGASLERTKAAMNKAVDIVRKSDGVQEVTAFAGLDGSSFSMSSNAATMFIKLNDYDQRTTPALEASALAGALSGATGVIEEASIFMLSPPPVQGLGTGSGFKMMIQDRSGSGFKALEGATFAMMGAAAQMPDEVQQVFSLYNTGSPRIAASVDRDKALLMGVQPSTVFSTLGTYLGSTYVNDFNFLGRTFRVTAQAEPAYRDELADIANLKVRSASGGMVPIGSVATLADDSGPSRVVRYNLFPASELQGEAAPGVSTGDAIAAMEELAAKTLPEGFGYEWTELALQEKAAAGGSTIIFLMAVVFVFLVLAANYEAFTLPLAVILIVPMCILAAILGVNLHGLDNNILTQVGLVVLIALAAKNAILIVEFAKQAEDNEGLDRWQAAVQAARQRLRPILMTSFAFIFGVLPLAIASGPGSEMQNALGIAVVYGMLGVTFFGLIFTPVFYVICRWMAGKLPKAPGKQRELPTSFGSTPHDPFDPDGPEPAPAAPRQGDA, from the coding sequence ATGAACATCTCCCGCTTCTTCATCGACCGACCGATCTTCGCGATCGTGATTTCGGTCTTCATCACCCTGGTCGGCGCCTTCGCCATGCCGATGCTGCCGTTGGCGCAGTATCCGGACATCGCCCCGCCGACGATCAGCGTCAGCGCCTCCTACGCGGGCGCCTCGGCTGAGACCCTGTCCGAAACGGTCGCCGCGCCGCTCGAGCAAGAGATCAACGGCGTCGAGAACATGCTCTACATGACCTCGTCGTCCACCTCGGACGGCCGGGTCAGCGTGACCGTGACCTTCCAGCCGGGCACCGACCTCGACACCGCCCAGGTGCTGGTTCAGAACCGGGTCGCCCTGGCCGAGCCGCGCCTGCCGGCGCAGGTCCGTCAGGTCGGCGTCATCGTCAACAAGGAGTCGACCGGCTTCCTGATGCTGGCCTCGCTGACGTCCGACGATCCGGGCATCGACAGCGACTATCTGGGCAATATGGCCCAGTCGACCATCCGCGACCGCCTGCTGCGCATCGACGGCGTCGGCGGCGTCCAGGTCTTCGGCGGCGGCAACTACGCCATGCGCATCTGGATCGATCCGGCCAAGGCAGCCGCGCGCGACCTGACCGCGCCCGAGATCATCGCCGCCCTGCAGGCCCAGAACGTCCAGGCCGCGGGCGGGTCGATCGGCCAGCCCCCCTTCCCGACCAACGCCGCCGCCTTCGAGCTGCCGGTTCAGGTCGAGGGCCGTCTGGCGGCCCCCGAAGAGTTCGGCAAGGTGGTGCTCAAGACCGACGCCAAAGGCCGCGTGACCCGCGTCAGCGATATCGCCCGCGTCGAACTCGGCTCGGAAATCTACGGCGTCGAAGGCTATTTCAACGGCCAGCGCGGCGTCGGCGTCGCCATCATCCAGCAGCCCGGCTCCAACGCCCTGTCGACGGCCAACAAGGTCATCGCCGAGCTGGACGCCATCAAGGCCGACTTCCCGCCGGGCGTGAAATACGCCATCCCCTACAACCCCACGGAATACGTCGCCGCCTCGGTCTCGGCCGTGGAACACGTGCTGATCGAAGCCGTCTTCCTGGTGATGATCGTCATCCTGGTCTTCCTGCAGACCTGGCGCGCGGCCATCATCCCGATCCTGGCCATCCCGGTCGCCCTGGTCGGCACCTTCGCGGTGCAGCTGGCGCTGGGCTATTCGATCAACTCCCTGTCGCTGTTCGCCCTGGTTCTGGCCGTCGGCATCGTCGTCGACGACGCCATCATCGTGGTCGAGAACGTCGAGCGCTACATCCGCGAGGGCCTGACCCCCAAGGAAGCCGCCTATCGGTCGATGCAGGAAGTGTCGGGCGCCCTGGTCGCCATCTCCCTGGTGCTGACCTCGGTGTTCGTGCCGACCGCCTTCGTGCCCGGCATCCCCGGCATCTTCTTCCGCCAGTTCGCCGTCACCATCGCCTCGGCGACGCTGATCTCCCTGCTGGTGTCGCTGACGCTGTCGCCCGCCCTGTCGGCCCTGCTGCTCAAGCCGCACAAGGACCACGACGAGAGCCGCAAGCCGGGCCTGATCGGCACGATCGCCTATTACCTCGGCTGGGCCGGGGCCAAGTTCAACGAAGGCTTCGACTGGGTGTCGGACCGCTACGGCCGCCTGACGGCCCGGCTGATCCGCATGGTCACGGTCATGCTGGTCATCTACGCCGCCCTGCTGGCCCTGACCGGCTGGCGCATGGCCGACACGCCCACCGGCTTCATCCCGGCGCAGGATCAGGGCATCCTGATCGGCGTCGTGCAGTTGCCGCCGGGCGCCTCGCTGGAACGCACCAAGGCGGCCATGAACAAGGCGGTCGACATCGTCCGCAAGTCCGACGGCGTTCAGGAAGTCACCGCCTTCGCCGGTCTGGACGGCTCCAGTTTCTCCATGTCGTCCAACGCCGCGACCATGTTCATCAAGCTGAACGACTACGACCAGCGCACCACCCCCGCCCTGGAGGCCTCGGCCCTGGCCGGCGCGCTCAGCGGGGCGACGGGCGTCATCGAGGAAGCCAGCATCTTCATGCTGTCGCCCCCGCCCGTTCAGGGTCTGGGCACCGGCTCGGGCTTCAAGATGATGATCCAGGACCGCTCGGGTTCGGGCTTCAAGGCTCTGGAGGGCGCGACCTTCGCCATGATGGGCGCCGCCGCCCAGATGCCGGATGAGGTCCAGCAGGTCTTCAGCCTCTACAACACCGGCTCTCCGCGCATCGCCGCCAGCGTCGATCGCGACAAGGCCCTTCTGATGGGGGTTCAGCCGTCGACCGTGTTCAGCACCCTGGGCACCTACCTCGGCTCGACCTACGTCAACGACTTCAACTTCCTGGGCCGCACCTTCCGCGTCACCGCCCAGGCCGAGCCCGCCTATCGCGACGAGCTGGCCGACATCGCCAACCTGAAGGTCCGTTCGGCCTCTGGCGGCATGGTGCCGATCGGTTCGGTGGCCACCCTGGCCGATGATTCCGGCCCCTCGCGCGTGGTCCGCTACAACCTGTTCCCGGCTTCGGAACTGCAGGGTGAAGCGGCGCCGGGCGTGTCTACCGGCGACGCCATCGCCGCGATGGAGGAACTGGCGGCCAAGACCCTGCCCGAGGGCTTCGGCTACGAATGGACCGAACTGGCCCTGCAGGAGAAGGCGGCGGCCGGCGGCTCGACCATCATCTTCCTGATGGCGGTGGTGTTCGTCTTCCTGGTGCTGGCCGCCAACTATGAGGCCTTCACCCTGCCGCTGGCGGTCATCCTGATCGTGCCCATGTGTATCCTGGCGGCCATCCTGGGGGTGAACCTGCATGGTCTGGACAACAACATCCTGACCCAGGTCGGTCTGGTGGTCCTGATCGCCCTGGCCGCCAAGAACGCCATCCTGATCGTGGAGTTCGCCAAACAGGCCGAGGACAACGAAGGCCTCGACCGCTGGCAGGCCGCTGTTCAGGCCGCCCGTCAGCGCCTGCGTCCGATCCTGATGACCTCGTTCGCCTTCATCTTCGGCGTGCTGCCTCTGGCCATCGCCTCGGGCCCCGGCTCGGAGATGCAGAACGCGCTGGGCATCGCGGTCGTCTATGGAATGCTGGGGGTGACCTTCTTCGGTCTGATCTTCACCCCGGTCTTCTATGTCATCTGTCGCTGGATGGCGGGCAAGCTGCCCAAGGCGCCGGGCAAGCAGCGCGAGCTGCCCACCAGCTTCGGCTCCACGCCGCACGACCCCTTTGACCCCGACGGCCCGGAACCGGCTCCCGCCGCTCCGCGCCAGGGAGATGCGTAA
- a CDS encoding efflux RND transporter periplasmic adaptor subunit: protein MRTVKIAAASVMMAAALYGCSKGQEAPAQGAPPVTVATPLSQQVVDWDEFTGRFEATRSVDVRARVGGYIQSVHFKDGDFVRQGQLLFTLDPRPAQAALAAARAQLAQGQAQLTLARTELARAEGLLASQAVSQAEVDAKRGAVQTAEAAMAAANAAIRARQLDVEFTRVTAPISGRVSDRRVDPGNLIGGGSSAGDVLTTIVSSSPIYFVFDGSEALALKYQRDARNGSAPIRIRLQDETAYDRTGTLDFTDNAIDASSGTIRLRAVVQNADGFLKPGMFGHAQLAGSGGYAAMLVPDAAVVTDGPRKVVYVVAKDGTVGAKPVQLGPIANGLRVVRTGLTPDDRVIINGLQRARPGQKVTAQNGTIKAEEAKADAPVTSAPVASSATFVASAG, encoded by the coding sequence ATGCGCACGGTGAAGATCGCGGCCGCGTCCGTCATGATGGCGGCCGCCCTCTATGGCTGTTCCAAGGGCCAGGAGGCGCCCGCCCAGGGCGCGCCCCCCGTCACGGTGGCCACGCCCCTGTCGCAACAGGTGGTTGACTGGGACGAGTTCACCGGGCGCTTTGAAGCGACCCGCTCCGTCGATGTGCGCGCCCGCGTGGGCGGCTACATCCAGTCCGTCCACTTCAAGGACGGCGACTTCGTGCGCCAAGGCCAACTGCTGTTCACCCTGGATCCGCGCCCGGCCCAGGCCGCCCTGGCCGCCGCCCGCGCCCAGCTGGCCCAGGGCCAGGCCCAGTTGACGCTGGCCCGCACCGAACTGGCCCGCGCCGAAGGCCTTCTGGCCTCTCAGGCCGTGTCCCAGGCCGAGGTCGACGCCAAGCGCGGCGCTGTCCAGACCGCCGAGGCCGCCATGGCCGCCGCCAACGCCGCCATCCGCGCGCGTCAGCTGGACGTCGAGTTCACCCGCGTCACCGCTCCCATCTCGGGCCGCGTGTCCGACCGCCGGGTCGACCCCGGCAACCTGATCGGCGGCGGCTCTTCGGCCGGCGACGTGCTGACCACCATCGTCTCGTCGTCGCCGATCTACTTCGTCTTCGACGGCTCCGAGGCCCTGGCGCTGAAGTATCAGCGCGACGCCCGAAATGGTTCGGCCCCGATCCGCATCCGCCTGCAGGACGAGACCGCCTATGACCGCACCGGAACGCTGGACTTCACCGACAACGCCATCGACGCGTCGTCGGGCACCATCCGGCTGCGCGCCGTGGTCCAGAACGCCGACGGCTTCCTGAAGCCGGGCATGTTCGGCCACGCCCAACTGGCCGGCTCGGGCGGTTACGCCGCCATGCTGGTGCCTGACGCCGCCGTCGTCACCGATGGTCCGCGCAAGGTGGTCTATGTCGTCGCCAAGGACGGCACGGTCGGCGCCAAGCCGGTCCAGCTGGGACCGATCGCCAACGGTCTGCGTGTCGTGCGCACGGGTCTGACGCCCGACGACCGCGTCATCATCAACGGCCTTCAGCGCGCCCGTCCGGGCCAGAAGGTCACCGCCCAGAACGGAACCATCAAGGCCGAGGAAGCCAAGGCCGACGCCCCCGTGACCTCGGCCCCCGTCGCCTCGTCCGCCACCTTCGTCGCCAGCGCCGGCTGA
- a CDS encoding efflux transporter outer membrane subunit: MNGKLRTLLTAAGSAALLAACAVGPKAPLPTIPAEGQGAFIGSQSASVSTEAARDDWWRLYQDPTLDGLIQQALTENNELEAAAANLRAVRASLSEARSGRFPTTTASAAYNRSRASTDTVPTANGAKLPEVDTYDAGLDVAYEIDLFGRVESSIRAARGDVAAAAAALEVVRVTVAAETARAYADTCSANAQIAVAERTIDLQAQTVDLTQRLLDGGAGNGLDVARARAALEQTRASLPPLRAARDGALFRLATLTGRTPAEASEAARACQSPPQLSQPIPVGDGAALLARRPDVRQAEARLSAAAARVNVATAGLYPSIRLGGSLGSTALDASDLGESANMRFSVGPLISWSFPNVWAARARIKQAGAQSDAALATFDQTVLTALQETETALSAYANELDRRTALRTARDQAATAARLSRLRFDAGADSFLTVLDAERTLAGADAALAASEAQVTTYQIGLFKALAGGWDQAPDPEA, translated from the coding sequence ATGAACGGCAAACTCCGCACTCTGCTGACCGCCGCGGGGTCGGCCGCCCTGCTCGCCGCCTGCGCGGTGGGTCCCAAGGCGCCGCTCCCGACGATCCCGGCCGAAGGCCAGGGCGCCTTCATCGGCTCGCAATCCGCCTCGGTTTCGACCGAGGCGGCCCGCGACGACTGGTGGCGGCTGTATCAGGATCCGACGCTGGACGGTCTGATCCAGCAGGCCCTGACCGAGAACAACGAGCTGGAGGCAGCCGCGGCCAATCTGCGCGCCGTCCGCGCCTCGCTGTCCGAAGCCCGCTCGGGCCGGTTCCCGACCACCACGGCCTCCGCCGCTTACAACCGCAGCCGGGCCTCGACCGACACCGTGCCCACGGCCAACGGCGCTAAGCTGCCGGAAGTCGACACCTACGATGCCGGCCTGGACGTGGCCTATGAGATCGACCTGTTCGGTCGGGTGGAGTCCTCCATCCGCGCCGCGCGGGGGGATGTGGCCGCCGCCGCCGCCGCGCTGGAAGTCGTGCGGGTGACCGTCGCCGCCGAAACGGCCCGGGCCTACGCCGACACCTGCTCGGCCAACGCCCAGATCGCCGTGGCCGAGCGGACCATCGACCTGCAGGCCCAGACCGTCGATCTGACTCAACGTCTGCTGGACGGGGGCGCCGGCAACGGCCTGGACGTGGCCCGCGCCCGCGCCGCCCTGGAGCAGACCCGCGCCAGCCTGCCGCCCCTGCGGGCGGCGCGCGACGGCGCCCTGTTCCGTCTGGCGACGCTGACCGGCCGCACCCCGGCCGAGGCCAGCGAGGCGGCCCGCGCCTGCCAGTCGCCGCCGCAACTGTCGCAGCCGATCCCGGTCGGAGACGGCGCCGCCCTTCTGGCGCGTCGTCCCGACGTGCGTCAGGCGGAAGCCCGCCTGTCGGCCGCCGCCGCCCGCGTCAACGTCGCCACCGCCGGCCTTTATCCCAGCATCCGTCTGGGCGGGTCGCTAGGCTCGACGGCGCTCGACGCCTCGGATCTGGGCGAGAGCGCCAATATGCGCTTCAGCGTCGGCCCGCTGATCTCCTGGTCCTTCCCCAACGTCTGGGCGGCCCGGGCGCGGATCAAACAGGCGGGAGCCCAGTCGGACGCGGCCCTGGCGACCTTCGACCAGACCGTGCTGACGGCGCTGCAGGAGACCGAGACGGCGCTCAGCGCCTACGCCAACGAACTGGACCGCCGCACGGCCCTGCGCACCGCGCGGGATCAGGCGGCCACGGCGGCGCGCCTGTCGCGCCTGCGCTTCGACGCCGGCGCCGACAGCTTCCTGACGGTGCTGGACG